In Posidoniimonas corsicana, the genomic window GTACAGGTTCAGGCCGAATCGGTTATTCGCCTCGGCGGCCGACAGGACGTCGGCGGTCAGGGGCGCCCGCTGGTGGGGCTCGATCGTCGACACCGGGCTGGGCCCCGGCTGCGGGACGACGCCGACCGGCGACTCACTCGGTTCCCACGGGACAAACGTTGTCGGATCCCACGGGAGCAACGGTGGCAGGGTGTCGTCGGCCAGGCCGAGGGCGGACGGCGTGCAGGCGGCGGCGACGAGCAGCAATCGCTGGCAGAGGCTGGGCATGGTGGAGTCGCGAAGGTGAGGAGGCGAAGCGGGGCACGCGGTCGGGTAGCGGCTCAATACAGCACTAGGCCGGTTTCTCGCCGGTGCGCAACGGGCTCTCGCCTGCCCGCTCGACAGCCGGGGAAAAGGCCCTAGAATGGCGATTCGGTTTGCGGCCCCGACCGCCGCTAATGGACCTTCAACCCCCACCTCCGCCCCCCTACCCCCCTCTCCAGCCATGAGCATGATCGTCGACATCCACGCCCGCCAAATCCTCGACAGCCGTGGCAACCCCACCGTGGAGGTGGACGTCACGCTGGAGGACGGCTCGATGGGCCGCGCGGCGGTTCCCTCCGGCGCCAGCACGGGCGCCCACGAGGCCCTTGAGATGCGCGACGGCGACAAGTCCGTCTACATGGGCAAGGGCGTCACGAAGGCGGTTGAGAACGTCAACGAGCAGATCGCCGACGAGCTCATCGGCATGGACGCGCTGGACCAGATTGCGGTCGACCAGCACATGCTCGACCTGGACGGCACCCCCAACAAGGCCAAGCTGGGCGCCAACGCCATCCTGGGCGTGTCGCTCGCCACGGCCCGCGCCGCGGCCAACTACAGCGGCCTGCCGCTGTTCCGCTACCTGGGCGGAAGCAACGCCCGGCTGCTGCCGGCGCCGATGATGAACATCCTCAACGGCGGGGAGCACGCGGACAACTCCGTGGACATCCAGGAGTTCATGGTGATGCCGCTGGGCTTCGACAACTTCAGCGAGGCGCTCCGCTGCGGCTGCGAGATCTTCCACAACCTGAAGAAGGTGCTCAGCGACAAGGGCCTCAACACCTCCGTGGGCGACGAGGGCGGCTTCGCCCCGAACCTGGGCGCCAACGCCGAGGCGTTCGACGTCATCCTGACCGCCATCGAGAAGGCCGGCTACAAGCCGGGCGAGCAGGTCTGGTTCGCCATGGACTGCGCCGCCACCGAGTTCTTCGACTCGAAGAAGGGCGTCTACACGATTGACGGCAAGGAGATCGACTCGGCCGGCATGGTCGACCTGCTGGCCAGCTGGGTCGACAAGTTCCCGATCTGCAGCATCGAGGACGGCTGCAGCGAGGACGACTGGGAAGGCTGGAAGATGCTGACCAACAAGATCGGCGACAAGTGCCAGCTGGTCGGCGACGACCTGTTCGTCACCAACGTCGAGCGGCTGGGCCGCGGCATCGACGAGGGCATCGGCAACAGCATCCTGATCAAGGTCAACCAGATCGGCTCGCTGACCGAGACCATCAACGCCATCCGCATGGCCGACCGCGCCGGCTACACCAGCGTGACCAGCCACCGCTCGGGCGAGACCGAGGACGCCACCATCGCCGACCTGGCCGTGGCCCTGTCGACCGGTCAGATCAAGACCGGCTCCGCCAGCCGCTCGGACCGCATGGCCAAGTACAACCAGCTGCTGCGGATCGAGGAGATCCTCGGCCCGGCGGCCGAGTACGGCGGCCCCGCCTTCGCCACGAAGCTGAAGTAGGCCTCCGCCGCTTGCAATCCACAACGCACAAAGCCCCGGGCGGATCGCCCGGGGCTTTTTCGTTTGGATGTGACGAACTGCAGTTGATGAGAGTGCAGGCCATGCCCCACTCATCTGCATCTAGTGTAGGTGGAATTCATCCATCATTACGCGCTAGTGACAACCCGCACCCCATGGCATAGGATACATTCGTCCACCACCCCACTTCCTGGAGTAAACGAATGACCTACAAAATCCTCAGTTTAGACGGTGGCGGGATCCGAGGCCTATTTCAAGCCGAGTTCCTACGCCACTTTGAGGATGCCGTTGGAAAACCGGTCAGAGAGTGCTTCGACATGGTGGCGGGCACGTCGACTGGATCCATCGTGACCATGGGGATCGTAAACGGTGTCGCGCTGTCTAAGATTTCGCAGGTCTTCAAGTCTGA contains:
- the eno gene encoding phosphopyruvate hydratase, translating into MSMIVDIHARQILDSRGNPTVEVDVTLEDGSMGRAAVPSGASTGAHEALEMRDGDKSVYMGKGVTKAVENVNEQIADELIGMDALDQIAVDQHMLDLDGTPNKAKLGANAILGVSLATARAAANYSGLPLFRYLGGSNARLLPAPMMNILNGGEHADNSVDIQEFMVMPLGFDNFSEALRCGCEIFHNLKKVLSDKGLNTSVGDEGGFAPNLGANAEAFDVILTAIEKAGYKPGEQVWFAMDCAATEFFDSKKGVYTIDGKEIDSAGMVDLLASWVDKFPICSIEDGCSEDDWEGWKMLTNKIGDKCQLVGDDLFVTNVERLGRGIDEGIGNSILIKVNQIGSLTETINAIRMADRAGYTSVTSHRSGETEDATIADLAVALSTGQIKTGSASRSDRMAKYNQLLRIEEILGPAAEYGGPAFATKLK